A single window of Colletes latitarsis isolate SP2378_abdomen chromosome 11, iyColLati1, whole genome shotgun sequence DNA harbors:
- the Ate1 gene encoding arginyltransferase 1 isoform X1: protein MSRQSFSIVKYYPEQEKGRCGYCKSPNTNCSYGMWAQRLTVEDYQALLDRGWRRCGCYCYKPLMDQTCCLTYTIKCEALQFKITKSQKKILKKMGRFLRNELNKDDTMYTSEDDIREIGEFPNYSKHLREMEECAYEMDAKSVNEEVNKTVQPVVSDKGEKCNDSDTQQKRSECLPCALSNKEDSHAISQSVESVEMNSVRAPCKKAKLLRIERKQKKLLAQGKTQDEIDAMFKENKQQNRAKSLEELFEEMLSGTKRLELKLVRTSPMSSGYIKTSKVSYELYKKYQTIVHGDPAAKVTEERYARFLVKSPLQQWKPNDGPPTGYGTFHEQYWLDNELIAVGVIDILPACISSVYFFYDPAYAHLSLGTFSSLREVCLTRELNRSAENLKYYYMGFYIHTCPKMRYKTRMKPSKLLCPETYAWFDVEHCLPKLDKEKYSRLNDDIDAIDEDGIVNINEVGIIHLKVRMAYRIFKDLIKPTITKEEEDEIEEYARLVGMKCARSMFLYRR from the exons atgtcGAGGCAATCGTTTAGTATTGTTAAATATTATCCAGAACAGGAAAAGGGCAGATGTGGTTATTGCAAAAGCCCTAATACAAACTGTAGTTATG gTATGTGGGCGCAAAGGTTAACCGTAGAAGATTACCAAGCTTTATTAGACAGAGGTTGGAGAAGATGCGGTTGTTATTGTTATAAACCACTCATGGATCAAACCTGTTGTCTTACATATACCATAAA ATGCGAAGCACTTCAGTTTAAAATTACCAAATCTCAGAAGAAGATCCTGAAAAAAATGGGAAGATTTTTGAGAAACGAATTGAACAAGGACGACACTATGTATACGAGCGAAGATGATATCAGAG AAATTGGAGAATTTCCTAACTATAGTAAACACCTTCGAGAAATGGAAGAATGTGCTTACGAAATGGATGCAAAGTCTGTTAACGAGGAAGTAAATAAAACAGTACAGCCCGTCGTATCGGACAAAGGAGAAAAGTGTAACGATTCAGATACTCAACAGAAACGTTCGGAATGTTTACCTTGCGCGTTAAGTAATAAAGAAGATTCGCACGCGATATCGCAAAGCGTAGAATCGGTAGAAATGAATTCTGTTCGAGCGCCCTGCAAGAAAGCCAAGCTTCTGCGCATCGAGCGCAAACAAAAGAAGTTATTGGCCCAAGGAAAAACTCAAGACGAAATAGACGCTATGTTcaaagagaacaaacaacaaaaTCGTGCTAAAAGTTTAGAGGAATTATTCGAAGAGATGTTGAGTGGAACAAAGAGATTAGAG CTGAAACTAGTTAGAACTTCGCCAATGAGCTCTGGATACATAAAGACTTCAAAAGTATCTTACGaactatataaaaaatatcaaacaaTAGTACACGGAGATCCAGCAGCGAAGGTTACAGAGGAACGATATGCGAGATTTCTTGTGAAATCGCCTTTACAG CAATGGAAACCAAACGACGGCCCACCCACCGGATACGGTACCTTCCACGAACAGTATTGGTTAGACAATGAGCTGATAGCCGTCGGAGTGATAGATATCTTGCCAGCGTGCATTTCGAGCGTTTATTTTTTTTACGATCCAGCGTATGCTCATCTCTCCCTTGGAACATTTAG TTCTTTAAGAGAGGTTTGCTTGACGAGGGAACTGAATCGATCGGcagaaaatttgaaatattattatatggGATTTTATATACACACTTGTCCGAAAATGCGGTATAAAACACGGATGAAACCATCGAAGCTCTTGTGCCCCGAAACGTACGCGTGGTTCGACGTAGAACATTGCCTACCGAAATTGGACAAAGAGAAATACAGCAGACTGAACGACGACATTGATGCCATCGACGAAGATGGCATTGTTAATATTAACGAG GTAGGCATAATACATCTCAAGGTTAGAATGGCTTACAGAATTTTCAAAGACCTGATCAAACCGACTATCactaaagaagaagaagatgaaATCGAAGAGTACGCTCGTTTGGTCGGAATGAAGTGTGCGCGGAGTATGTTTCTTTACCGTCGTTAA
- the Ate1 gene encoding arginyltransferase 1 isoform X2 has translation MSRQSFSIVKYYPEQEKGRCGYCKSPNTNCSYGMWAQRLTVEDYQALLDRGWRRCGCYCYKPLMDQTCCLTYTIKCEALQFKITKSQKKILKKMGRFLRNELNKDDTMYTSEDDIREIGEFPNYSKHLREMEECAYEMDAKSVNEEVNKTVQPVVSDKGEKCNDSDTQQKRSECLPCALSNKEDSHAISQSVESVEMNSVRAPCKKAKLLRIERKQKKLLAQGKTQDEIDAMFKENKQQNRAKSLEELFEEMLSGTKRLEIKLVEVMTNEFKCTFDESANLYKKYQMAIHGDPPEECEKMSFFNFLAKNSLQQWKPNDGPPTGYGTFHEQYWLDNELIAVGVIDILPACISSVYFFYDPAYAHLSLGTFSSLREVCLTRELNRSAENLKYYYMGFYIHTCPKMRYKTRMKPSKLLCPETYAWFDVEHCLPKLDKEKYSRLNDDIDAIDEDGIVNINEVGIIHLKVRMAYRIFKDLIKPTITKEEEDEIEEYARLVGMKCARSMFLYRR, from the exons atgtcGAGGCAATCGTTTAGTATTGTTAAATATTATCCAGAACAGGAAAAGGGCAGATGTGGTTATTGCAAAAGCCCTAATACAAACTGTAGTTATG gTATGTGGGCGCAAAGGTTAACCGTAGAAGATTACCAAGCTTTATTAGACAGAGGTTGGAGAAGATGCGGTTGTTATTGTTATAAACCACTCATGGATCAAACCTGTTGTCTTACATATACCATAAA ATGCGAAGCACTTCAGTTTAAAATTACCAAATCTCAGAAGAAGATCCTGAAAAAAATGGGAAGATTTTTGAGAAACGAATTGAACAAGGACGACACTATGTATACGAGCGAAGATGATATCAGAG AAATTGGAGAATTTCCTAACTATAGTAAACACCTTCGAGAAATGGAAGAATGTGCTTACGAAATGGATGCAAAGTCTGTTAACGAGGAAGTAAATAAAACAGTACAGCCCGTCGTATCGGACAAAGGAGAAAAGTGTAACGATTCAGATACTCAACAGAAACGTTCGGAATGTTTACCTTGCGCGTTAAGTAATAAAGAAGATTCGCACGCGATATCGCAAAGCGTAGAATCGGTAGAAATGAATTCTGTTCGAGCGCCCTGCAAGAAAGCCAAGCTTCTGCGCATCGAGCGCAAACAAAAGAAGTTATTGGCCCAAGGAAAAACTCAAGACGAAATAGACGCTATGTTcaaagagaacaaacaacaaaaTCGTGCTAAAAGTTTAGAGGAATTATTCGAAGAGATGTTGAGTGGAACAAAGAGATTAGAG ATAAAATTGGTGGAAGTAATGACCAACGAGTTCAAATGCACTTTCGACGAAAGTGCAAATCtctataaaaaatatcaaatggcCATCCACGGAGATCCACCggaggaatgcgaaaaaatgtcaTTCTTCAACTTTCTtgcaaaaaattctttacag CAATGGAAACCAAACGACGGCCCACCCACCGGATACGGTACCTTCCACGAACAGTATTGGTTAGACAATGAGCTGATAGCCGTCGGAGTGATAGATATCTTGCCAGCGTGCATTTCGAGCGTTTATTTTTTTTACGATCCAGCGTATGCTCATCTCTCCCTTGGAACATTTAG TTCTTTAAGAGAGGTTTGCTTGACGAGGGAACTGAATCGATCGGcagaaaatttgaaatattattatatggGATTTTATATACACACTTGTCCGAAAATGCGGTATAAAACACGGATGAAACCATCGAAGCTCTTGTGCCCCGAAACGTACGCGTGGTTCGACGTAGAACATTGCCTACCGAAATTGGACAAAGAGAAATACAGCAGACTGAACGACGACATTGATGCCATCGACGAAGATGGCATTGTTAATATTAACGAG GTAGGCATAATACATCTCAAGGTTAGAATGGCTTACAGAATTTTCAAAGACCTGATCAAACCGACTATCactaaagaagaagaagatgaaATCGAAGAGTACGCTCGTTTGGTCGGAATGAAGTGTGCGCGGAGTATGTTTCTTTACCGTCGTTAA